From the Lolium rigidum isolate FL_2022 chromosome 2, APGP_CSIRO_Lrig_0.1, whole genome shotgun sequence genome, one window contains:
- the LOC124688547 gene encoding ethylene receptor 4-like: MTRHFSAAAAGVVQRYYCGGACDGREDGAVQAMLQCQRVSDFLIAAAYLSIPLELIYFASCADLAPLKWLLLQLASFAVLGGTTHLLAVFSHTHPHSSGLLLASTATKLLAALVSFATAVSLVIFIPRLIRAKLREALLRAKARQLDRDLGIVRRRVEATSRVVRMLAHHIRSSPPLDAHTILHTTMLHLADALVLHSCAVWMPGHDAGADLHLVHQLSLRGKGPVSVVLGSQPPISPDDPDVVDVMASETAKVLRPRSALATASSGGLQPPGAVAAIRIPMLKVSNFDGRKAPVASSYAILVLVLRNKLEGYTSSREWGSQDLEVVQVVADQVAVALSHAAVLEEWQAMREKLAEQHRALLHAKHEAMMATNGINNIQSAMCHGMRKPMYSIIGLLSMVSQVDNMSPEQRLVADTIARTSTLSLALMNDVATETLTVNRRPFGLHSLIKEAMSVAGCLAGCQGVGFSYQLENSLPAWVVGDETRVFHLLLQMVGALLSQQRSDAGRLLFSVSTCTAGQEDCIPAQPNLSPGCSICVKFQAAMERSVGCSRSPGRPGSSEISMCKKIVQMMNGSMRSASDGETITLFLQFQLQQSGVCRTPSSVPRLDGLRILLADGDGMSQAVTQKLLEKLGCQVTPVSSGAHCLTLLGNADSSFQLLFLDLDMDAFEVALRIRELRNRCWLLIVAALAVSVDDSVREMCRQSGINV; this comes from the exons ATGACGCGACActtctcggcggcggcggcgggggtggtGCAGCGGTACTACTGCGGCGGCGCGTGCGACGGCCGGGAGGACGGCGCGGTGCAGGCCATGCTGCAGTGCCAGCGGGTGAGCGACTTCCTCATCGCCGCCGCCTACCTCTCCATCCCGCTCGAGCTCATCTACTTCGCCTCCTGCGCCGACCTCGCCCCGCTCAAGTGGCTCCTGCTGCAGCTCGCCTCCTTCGCCGTGCTCGGCGGCACGACCCACCTGCTCGCCGTCTTCTCCCACACCCACCCGCACTCATCCGGCCTCCTGctcgcctccaccgccaccaagcTCCTCGCGGCCCTCGTCTCCTTCGCCACCGCCGTCTCCCTCGTCATCTTCATCCCCCGCCTCATCCGCGCAAAGCTCCGGGAGGCGCTCCTGCGCGCCAAGGCCCGCCAGCTCGACCGCGACCTCGGCATCGTCCGCCGCCGCGTCGAGGCCACCTCCCGCGTCGTCCGCATGCTCGCCCACCACATCCGGAGCTCCCCGCCGCTCGACGCGCACACCATCCTCCACACCACCATGCTCCACCTCGCCGACGCCCTTGTGCTCCACAGCTGCGCCGTCTGGATGCCTGGCCACGACGCCGGCGCCGATCTCCACCTGGTGCACCAGCTCAGCCTCAGGGGCAAGGGCCCTGTCAGCGTCGTGCTGGGCTCGCAGCCTCCTATCTCCCCAGATGACCCCGACGTGGTCGACGTAATGGCCAGCGAGACCGCCAAGGTGCTCAGGCCACGCTCGGCACTCGCCACGGCAAGTAGCGGTGGCCTCCAGCCACCGGGAGCCGTGGCTGCCATAAGGATTCCCATGCTCAAGGTTTCCAATTTCGACGGGAGAAAGGCACCGGTGGCAAGCTCATATGCCATCTTGGTGTTGGTTCTTCGCAACAAGCTGGAAGGTTACACCAGTAGCAGAGAATGGGGCAGCCAAGACCTGGAGGTTGTGCAGGTGGTCGCCGATCAGGTCGCCGTGGCGCTCTCCCACGCGGCCGTCCTGGAGGAGTGGCAGGCCATGCGCGAAAAGCTCGCCGAGCAGCACAGGGCCCTGCTGCACGCCAAGCACGAAGCCATGATGGCGACCAATGGTATCAACAACATCCAGAGCGCCATGTGCCACGGCATGCGAAAGCCGATGTACTCGATCATCGGGCTGCTCTCCATGGTGTCGCAGGTGGATAACATGAGCCCCGAGCAGAGGCTCGTGGCCGACACCATTGCCAGGACAAGCACCCTGTCCTTGGCACTGATGAACGATGTCGCCACGGAGACGTTGACAGTGAATCGCAGGCCATTCGGCCTCCACTCCCTGATCAAGGAGGCGATGAGCGTGGCGGGGTGCCTAGCCGGTTGCCAAGGAGTTGGTTTCTCCTACCAGCTGGAGAATTCCTTGCCGGCGTGGGTCGTCGGCGATGAGACGCGAGTCTTCCATCTCCTACTGCAAATGGTGGGTGCTCTGCTTAGCCAGCAGCGCAGCGACGCAGGGCGTCTCTTGTTCTCTGTCAGTACTTGCACTGCGGGCCAAGAGGATTGCATCCCGGCGCAGCCAAATCTGTCTCCAGGTTGCAGCATCTGTGTCAAGTTTCAG GCTGCGATGGAAAGATCAGTTGGGTGCAGCCGATCTCCTGGTAGACCGGGCAGCTCTGAGATCAGCATGTGCAAGAAGATTGTGCAG ATGATGAATGGTAGCATGCGGTCGGCATCAGATGGAGAAACCATCACCCTCTTTCTGCAGTTCCAGCTGCAGCAGTCAGGTGTGTGCCGAACCCCATCGTCCGTTCCGCGCCTCGATGGCCTGAGGATCTTGCTCGCAGATGGCGATGGCATGAGCCAGGCGGTGACGCAGAAGCTCCTCGAGAAGCTTGGCTGCCAGGTCACACCAGTTTCGTCAGGAGCCCATTGCCTGACCTTACTGGGGAACGCCGACTCTTCTTTCCAACTCCTCTTTCTTGACCTTGACATGGATGCGTTTGAGGTGGCCCTCCGGATCAGGGAGCTCAGGAACAGGTGCTGGCTTCTCATTGTCGCAGCTCTCGCCGTGAGCGTCGACGACAGCGTCCGTGAGATGTGCCGTCAGTCGGGGATAAACGTCTGA
- the LOC124690773 gene encoding STOREKEEPER protein-like — protein sequence MEADGRSASSSPSPPGSTMRSSRPRFRLDDRRPEPSPSPRKSERKRRRRAGPESAAVTARRPRALQGSASPSAAAARRPRAFQEAAALAVLAAGAPRAALGSRSYGAVQRLWSDADEVALLTGAAAFRARNGHVPRLPDMGALFGYLRGSLSPHIDQDKVYYKLKRLKSKYEHAAPSAAAGKHELRVRDLCGKVWGARVGLSDEDNSPSPVEEQARDRERRTVPDAAAMLPVATEVLDAYWKTNGLALSGVSLEKGLSLLGTENARSIETRWRQQLDAEVRSQMRRHDLAKDVYGLLLDAIKGLGP from the coding sequence ATGGAAGCCGACGGCCggagcgcctcctcctccccctcccctcccgggTCGACGATGCGCTCGTCCCGCCCCAGGTTCCGCCTGGACGACCGCCGCCCGGAGCCCAGCCCGAGCCCCCGCAAGAGCGAGCGCAAGCGCAGGCGCCGCGCGGGCCCCGAATCCGCCGCGGTGACCGCGCGCCGGCCCCGCGCGCTCCAGGGCTCGGCGTCGCCCTCCGCCGCGGCGGCGCGCAGGCCCCGCGCGttccaggaggcggcggcgctggcggtgctggcggcgggcgCGCCCCGCGCGGCCCTGGGGTCCAGATCTTACGGCGCGGTCCAGCGCCTCTGGAGCGACGCCGACGAGGTGGCGCTCCTGaccggcgccgccgccttccgcgcGCGCAACGGGCACGTCCCGCGGCTCCCGGACATGGGCGCGCTCTTCGGGTACCTCAGGGGCTCCCTCTCCCCGCACATCGACCAGGACAAGGTCTACTACAAGCTGAAGCGGCTCAAGAGCAAGTACGAGCACGCggcgccgtccgccgccgcgggCAAGCACGAGCTCCGCGTGCGCGACCTCTGCGGCAAGGTCTGGGGCGCCCGCGTCGGCCTGTCTGACGAGGACAACTCACCGTCACCGGTGGAAGAACAGGCCAGGGACAGGGAGCGCCGCACTGTCCCGGACGCGGCAGCCATGCTCCCGGTAGCCACCGAGGTGCTCGACGCGTACTGGAAGACCAATGGTCTGGCGCTGTCCGGCGTGTCCCTGGAGAAGGGTCTGTCGCTGCTAGGAACAGAAAACGCGAGGTCGATCGAAACCAGGTGGAGGCAGCAGCTTGATGCAGAAGTGCGCTCGCAGATGAGGCGGCACGATCTGGCTAAGGACGTCTATGGCTTGCTGCTCGACGCCATTAAGGGCCTCGGCCCCTAG